One genomic segment of Pongo pygmaeus isolate AG05252 chromosome 19, NHGRI_mPonPyg2-v2.0_pri, whole genome shotgun sequence includes these proteins:
- the LYRM9 gene encoding LYR motif-containing protein 9 isoform X4 — translation MAPLPGAELVQRPLQLYRYLLRCCQQLPTKGIQQHYKHAVRQSFRVHSDEDNPERIQQIIKRAIEDADWIMNKYKKQN, via the exons ATGGCCCCGCTGCCAGGGGCAGAACTGGTTCAGAGGCCACTGCAGCTCTACCGATACTTGCTGCGCTGTTGCCAGCAGCTGCCAACCAAGGGCATCCAGCAGCATTACAAGCATGCTGTCAGGCAG AGTTTTCGGGTTCATTCAGATGAAGACAACCCTGAGAGAATCCAGCAGATTATTAAAAGAGCCATTGAAGATGCTGACTGGATCATGAACAAA
- the LYRM9 gene encoding LYR motif-containing protein 9 isoform X3 — MVQGQRVSRMAPLPGAELVQRPLQLYRYLLRCCQQLPTKGIQQHYKHAVRQSFRVHSDEDNPERIQQIIKRAIEDADWIMNKYKKQN, encoded by the exons GGACAGAGGGTCTCACGGATGGCCCCGCTGCCAGGGGCAGAACTGGTTCAGAGGCCACTGCAGCTCTACCGATACTTGCTGCGCTGTTGCCAGCAGCTGCCAACCAAGGGCATCCAGCAGCATTACAAGCATGCTGTCAGGCAG AGTTTTCGGGTTCATTCAGATGAAGACAACCCTGAGAGAATCCAGCAGATTATTAAAAGAGCCATTGAAGATGCTGACTGGATCATGAACAAA